The stretch of DNA CGATCCGCCGCCTGGCCGAGCTGCCGCGGATCGCGGGGATCAAAGATTCCTCCGGCGACTTGACCTTCATGATGCGGATGATCGCCGCGGTCCGGCCGGCGCGCCCCGATTTCGCTTTCCTCACCGGTTGGGAAGCGCTCCTGGTCCCGTCGCTATTGATCGGCGTCAACGGCGGCACACACGCCACGGCCGGCGTCGTCCCGGAAGTGATGCGATCGCTCTACGACCTTACCCGCTCTGGCCGGACCGAAGAGGCGA from Pirellulales bacterium encodes:
- a CDS encoding dihydrodipicolinate synthase family protein, yielding IRRLAELPRIAGIKDSSGDLTFMMRMIAAVRPARPDFAFLTGWEALLVPSLLIGVNGGTHATAGVVPEVMRSLYDLTRSGRTEEAMKLQYRVLDLFDAMLHSADFPAGFHTAVELRGIHLGPSRQPLSERQQSDRSELQNTLQDLLKALGCV